Below is a genomic region from Equus quagga isolate Etosha38 chromosome 17, UCLA_HA_Equagga_1.0, whole genome shotgun sequence.
GCTGAGAGAAGGATGTCAGGAAAAACGTGTAAGATAATCAATTCAGCAAATCTTTGTGTTGGCCACCTCAATTAACCAGAGAAGTATGTTGATTAGTATTATCTTTTTAGGATTAATTTGAAACAAAAGAGTTCTGTGAAAAATcgataaataataaacaaaccaTATTTCTAGCACAATATCATAGTTATACCCATGAGGAAATGCAAGcctagagagaaaaattaaatttccagaaTGTCACTCAGCACATGGTGTTTCTTTCAGGAGTCCAGTCCATGCTTCCTGATGGCCCAGTCTGTtcatctgtctctcttctcccgGAATAAAAAGGACCCAGGTGTCCACAGTAAACAAAATTCTAGAATTGGCTATGTGTATTGGTgcattcttcatatttttatgtttgaaataaaaCTCGATTTACTGATAGGAAGAGAAGCTGAGGATGCCACAATAAGACTCAGCCACCTGAAAGATTTGACAAATGTcacatattttgttgttgttgtaaataaattaaagtgtatccttttttcagattttcttagattttctccAATGAGCTTTTTCTAATTCAGGATCACATCCAGGATAAAACATGACATTTGGTCCTTATGTTTCCTTAGTGATCTCTTGGCTGTCAcagtttctcagctttttcttgttttttaagaccTTGACGTTTTTGAGGAGTACTAATCAAGTGTTTTCTGCAATGTCCCTCAGTTGGgctttttctgatgtttttctcatgattagacttgGCTAAcaagttttggggaggaaaacctGTGAGTGAATTGATGTTCTCATCACATCATAAGAAGAGTACATACTAGCAACATGAATTATCAGTGCTGATggtaaccttgatcacctggctgagggaatgtttgtcaggtttctccaccatAAAATTACCCCCTTTCCTTTCTATATTATACTTTTTGGAAAGAAGTCACTATATGCAATTCACACACAACGAATGGAGTGTCATGATCCACCTGCTTGAGGGCAGACTATctgcataaattatttgaaattttctgccTGTGacatttcactgttttctctcttcataatttattcaatcatttatttatatcagtatgttATCATGGAAACACTTCATTCATATTGGGATAATAATTCAACTCtaaaattctactttattttgttgctcaaattattCTGGCTTTGGCCATTGGAAACACTTTCAGTTGGCTTCTGTGTTATTCTGACATACCccttcattgcttttctttctttctttttctgtctctttcttttctttctttctctctttctttctgttctttcttccttcttcccttcctccctacctaccctcctttcttctttccttcttttcttctttgcttcatctctttttttcttatgatttcctTACTTTCAGACACAATAATATGCTCATTCTGTAAATCTCCAGCCTAGTCCTAGAATCAGTCAAACTCAAAAAAGTCCCAGTTCCTtacattcaaaaatattattagaatttAATATCTTACCAGCAGATGACTTTGTTGCTAGTGAGATATCCCCAAGCTTCTAGACCTTATTAGTTAGCAGAGTAAgggaatatatatttgtatattaactcatgtgtatatatttatctataacTATTTCTGTTTAAAACCCTCAGTATCTACATAATGCTGAACAAGAGTTCATGCTGATGTCTCTGACACTGATCCATTATCACACGGATCATTCTGGCTTCGTCACTTTGCTTTGCTTTAACTTCCTACACAGTTAGAAACCTGGTCCCACCATCTACCACCTATTTACTCAGTTTTTTAATTCCAGTGTATGTGTGTAGTCGTTCCAGAATTCTTAAACCACATCCCTATGAGAAAAAGATTTATAACTGAAATACAGTGCGACATACCATCATTTTTGCCTTTAGTCCTACATATTCCACCATTTCCAAtgttacttaggtcagcaccttTCACCCCACCCATCCAAAGAaattgtttcatacattttattaCACTAGATTGTTTTAGCACTTTCTGCATTCCATTCTGGCTTGTCCTACCTcttaaatgatttatttcaacatttgCATTCATTAAGATTTATACTTTGTCCCATAAATCTCTatgggtatttaaaaaatatatagtgtcATGTATTCACCATTACCTTACCATACACAACAGCTTCACTACAGGAAAATAAATCCCTTGTGCTTCACCTATTTAACCCTTCATTTCACTACTGagtccttggcaaccactgatctgtttaccatctctataattttgcattttatataatgTTGCATAAATAGAATATTGTAGTCTTTTCCgactagtttctttcacttagcaacatgcaTTGAAGATTCATCAGTGTCTTTCTATGGCTTAATAGCTCACtgccttttattgctgaattgtattccattgtacagatgtatcacaatttccttatctattcacctattgaaagaTATTTCATTGCTTTCAGTGTTTTCCATTATGAACATAACTGCAAttaaacacaattttatattGAGTAAATCAAATCACTTACGTAAATATCTAGAATATGGTTGTGGGGCAGACATCAGGATCTATAGCTTTGCTGCTAGAAATGGGCTGGTTTGATCTGGAGTGGAGCTTGAAAAAACCTATGCCCACGGGTGTTTTCAAAACAATTCTgatgtcagtggatttctcagcaagGTGAAGTTATAGATAGTGTGAGGCCACAATACTGGTTTGTATAACCAACAGTGTAGCAAACCAGCCATAGATTTAATAGAGTGATCATGCTCTGTATCATCagctattaaagaaatgaaaactaaaaccatAGTATGGTGCCACTACATACCTACTAGAGTGGCTAATCAAAATGACTGATGTtgcctggcccagtggctcagcaggtaagttcgcacgttctgctttggtggcctggggttcgccggtttggatcccgggtgtggacatggcactgcttggcaagccatgctgtggtaggcatcccacatataaagtagaggaagatgggcacggatgttagctcagggacagtcttcctcagcaaaaagaggaggattggcagcagatcagggttaatcttcctcaaaaaaaagaatgactgatGATATTTATACTAAGTGTTATACCCAGTggggatgtgaagaaactggaacattTATACTGAGTGTTTTACCATTCTGGTTCCACTTGACGTCTCAAATGAAATCGAGTATATTTTTTAGGATATTCTTCATGTACCAGGAAGACGGCTAATCTagggttttaaacatttttagtaaattaatttcaaagaagGATTATTGTTCTGCTTTGGAAATGCCCAAGATGGTTACATGCACTACATAAACATTACTCCATTAATTTAATATTACATTGGTTAACTCAGTTCTCATTTGATACATCTGAGATATAATATGGTCAACTCTATATATTCAAAGATGTACAGTAGATTTTAGTGCACACTCACTGATCAAAATgctatcagaaaacagaaaaaaattataaatcaattaaAGCATTCCTCCAATAATGTagagaaatttcaaaaacatggCCCATTGAATATCTAATAGTATACCATTCAGTACATTTATTATACACACTAAAGAAGACTGATACTTagaataatgagaaagaaaaacttttacagAATCCACGAAGGTTTTCAATGAAATAATACCCAGTAGGAGAGCCTATTCAATAATCACACTCTGtatctttcataaaaatgttgtataaattatataaattgaaataaaaatattttcaattatattttggTTAACATTCAGAATATAAGTTCATTGGTAATGTATTTTGTAATTCAAATGATATTAAGAAAGTGTTAGGGAGTTTCGTTTTAAATATAGCTGTCAATTTAATTTTGCTAACTTAGCTTTAGTAGGTTTTTGGTCAACTGCAACTACAGTTTTTCAAGGTTCATTGACGAAACACATCCAGGAACCAAAAGGGAAGCCAAATAGGAGAAATGGACTTATTTTTCTGACCCATATGTTGTTGGTctgttttaacttatttaattttttaacttatatCTTTCCTGAGTCTTGGAGATATTTATTTCAATCTAGCTACCTGCAAACTCCTTGGCAAAGTTAGTAAATAATGCTTTGCTTCTGTATTAACCTGATAACTTCTAGAGTTTccgtttgttttttaattcactgGTTCCTGATCCTAGCCCCTTTTAATTCACAGGATTAAGTACTTGTAAAGAAAGGAGGTCAGCCACCTACCCTTTTGCTTTCTCTGCTGTAATGACAGCCTATCTTGATCTTGTCTTCATTTAACTATAGAGATCTAAATTcacattaatttaaaagaacagcGTGAGTTTGTCAGAAATCTCCAAAGGGCAGCCTTCACATCCTTATTCCGCAGGCTGTAGATCATGGGATTCAGCATTGGAATCACCACTGTGTAAAACACGGAAGCCATTTTATCAGTATCCATTGAATGGTTAGTTGGAGGCTGCACGTACATGAAGAGCATTGTTCCATAGAAAACCGTTACCGCCATCATGTGTGAAGCACATGTGGAAAaggcttttttccttccttctgatgagTGTATCCTTAGAATGGACAAAACAATGTTGAAATAAGATACAAGAACTATAATCATGGAAAAAACCAAATCTGTAGCAGCAGATATAAAAACTACTGTTTCTGGAAAGTAAGTATCAGAGCAGGACAATGCTAACAAAGGGACGGTATCACAGAAATAATGATTGATGACATTGCAAGAGCAATAAGACATGGAGAATATAGAAGATGAAGCCAGAAGAGCTATGAAAAAGCTATAGAGGTAAGTGAGGGATACCAGCAGAAGGCAGACCTGCCGAGATACCACCACCATGTAGAGCAGGGgattgcagatggccacatagcggtcataggccatcacagcTAACATGAAGACCTCAGCTACAATGAAAACCAAGAAGACTCCCAGTTGGATGGCACATTCATAGTAGAAGATGGttttcttctttaccaaaaaattgATCAGCATTTTTGGGGCTATGACAGTAGAATTGCCAAGATTGATGATAGCCAAATGTCggaggaaaaaatacatgggGGTCTGAAGTCGAGAGTCAACACTGGTGAGAGTGATGATGCTCAGATTTCCTGCCACAGTCAGTCCATAGATgaccaggaaaacaaagaagagtgGAATCTGGAGTTCTGGACGGTCTGAGACACCTGTGAGAATAAACTCAGTGACCCGGGTGAAATTTCCAGGAGCCATGTAAGAGTTTGGAAATTCATCtgtttggagaaagaaaggagaagtggTTACAAACGTTAAGGGACTCTTTTCTAGGACTGCCATTTGATGGCAAGGGCAAGTCCTTGGGTGAGAATTCCTGCAATCCTTTATTAACCTAAGCCATTTATTAAACTCAAGGTTCTAGGTTTTATAAATACAGCTTGCAGTCATTTGGgagatagaaaaaacaaacatggtCAATTAAATGGATGGTTCACTGTCATGCATATTATGAGAATTTACTTCCtcacaattttattaaattatgcaTATCTTATTAGCTTGCAAACAATAGAAGCCATGATTCATGTCTTACGTCTTTTGCATTGAGTGGGAGAAAGGCTTGAGGAATTGCATGTGCCATATAATTCAATGTCTCTTTCTGATTTCTTATTCTGagatttcttgctttttctcaagAATAGATAATCTAGCCACAATCctgctccattttctttcttcaatcttTCTATAACTTCTAATCAATATGCATTCAACTTGCACATACTACCATCCATATATGTTAactgtttttcccattttacactTTATTAGCAcagacaaaaatatatgaatacatgTCTTCAgctgtatttttctgtttactgattctcttttcaatttctaaaaaatgatatatatgaaaatgttatcattttttgCATCTCCATCACACGCTATGCTCTACTGGATTCAACTTACTTTTGCTTCCATCTCAtaactcttctttttcctgccccACAAGCTGATGAAATTCATCATATTCTTtccaatatgtatttatttttacctagtatttttatttatataattttataacattattttaaaaatttataaaacatatctGGCCTTAAGTTTTAGTTGgccttttcttgaatttttcacattttgatatttttcattattgccaaaatgttaaatatccttattttatagtttctatgaTAATTACCTTGCATATATTTGTCAGATAATCAGCATGCTATTATAATCTGATTGAATATTTTTCTAGAGGTGTTTGTTAGAAGGGTGGTCACCTGCTTCTAGCTAAACCAATTAGAGTCCCTTTCCAATCCAAACTGATGCTTCCCATGGGGTGCACCTTGTCCAAAAAGTCCTGTCATTGTCTCTTATCTGAAGATTTGGAGTTCACAGCCAGAGAGTCAAGACTATATCAGcatttaacataagatctaccttttaacaaaaatttaagcATACATGcactcaaaataataataataataataaaacaaagaggcaaaaggaaacctttgaagatgaaggatatgtttatggcataaaCTGTGGTGATGATTTTAAGGATGTAggcttatctccaaactcatcaaattttaTACATCCAACTTGTACAGCTTTTTGTTTGTCAATCTTAActcaataaagtgatttttttaatgattatgtaTCACTGATGCCTGACTTGTAAAAGCCCAGAGTTACTGACATTGTCTCTCCTAAAAAAggctataaaagaaagaaaaatagaaaactctgctacagtgagaaaaaagaatgaagcaacaATGCAAAAAGAATTGGAGAAATAAGACCAAAATAACTTCCAACATTGTTGAGTATGTGATATCAGTTTGTTTCTGACACCAAAcctcattctttctctgtttctttgaatcatcctcttatttacttatttaccaAGTATTTGTTGATTTCCTATTTGAGCCAGACAACGCTCAAGCTTCAGATAAGTTACTTGTTCCTCAATTCATGGGCCTTCTTGTTTgataatagaagagaaaaaaggctgATAACAGAAC
It encodes:
- the LOC124229385 gene encoding olfactory receptor 8J1-like, whose protein sequence is MAPGNFTRVTEFILTGVSDRPELQIPLFFVFLVIYGLTVAGNLSIITLTSVDSRLQTPMYFFLRHLAIINLGNSTVIAPKMLINFLVKKKTIFYYECAIQLGVFLVFIVAEVFMLAVMAYDRYVAICNPLLYMVVVSRQVCLLLVSLTYLYSFFIALLASSSIFSMSYCSCNVINHYFCDTVPLLALSCSDTYFPETVVFISAATDLVFSMIIVLVSYFNIVLSILRIHSSEGRKKAFSTCASHMMAVTVFYGTMLFMYVQPPTNHSMDTDKMASVFYTVVIPMLNPMIYSLRNKDVKAALWRFLTNSRCSFKLM